CCGGCAGGCGGGCGCTCGCCACGTCAGGGGGGCCCGCGGTCACCGGGACGAGCACCGACAGCGGCATCCGCTCGTCCGCCGGGACCTCCTCGCGGGGGTCCCAGACGGTGAACGCGCGGGCCACCGCCGCCTGCTCGAAGCTCGGGCGGCGCAGCACCTCCAGGGTCAGGCCGCGCGGTCCCCAGGCCACCGCGGCGGTGGACAGCCCGAGGGCCTCGGCCGGTGCGCTCAGGGTGATCCCGGCGGTGCCGCCCGGCGGGAGCTCGTCGATCCGGGTCTCCGCGAGCGGCTGGTTGCCCGCTCGGATGCCCGACCGGTTCTGCGCCCACGCGTCGACGGCGTCCCGGGTGGGCAGCCGCACGGTGTAGGCCTGCAGGCGGACGAGCAGGTCGGTGGCGGCGACCCCACCGGTGTTGCGCAGGGTCGCGGTCACCGCCACCTCCCCGCCGGGGCGCAGCACGGTGGGGGTCACCTCGTGGACGTCGAGGACGATCCGGTCGCCGACCGGAGCCGGGTCCTGCGGTGGGGCGGGGACACCGTCTTGTCCCGCCGCCGGCACCGTGGCGGGCAGGACGGTGAGCAGCGCGAGCACCACGACGAGCAGCAGGCGGCCCCTCATCGCCTGGCCGTCACGCACTGTCCGCGAGCAGCGCGGTCGCAGCCCGGGCGATCCTCCGCTCGTTGGCGAAGGCCAGCCGGGACCCGAGCTCGTCGATCGGCACCCACTCGACGTCGACCGCCTCGGCGTCCGGGTCCCCCTCCACGGTGAGGCGACCCCCCGTCGCCTCCAGCAGGTAGTGGTGCACGGTCTTGTGGATCCTGCGGCCCTCGACCGCGAACCAGTAGTCGATGGTGCCGAGATCGCCGACCACTCGGCCGCGGATGCCGGTCTCCTCCTCGATCTCCCGGACGGCCGCCTGCTCAGGCGTCTCGGCGCCCTCGAGGTGACCCTTCGGTAGGCACCACTCGAGCCGCCCGGCCCGGTTGACCCGCGCGATGACGGCCACGGTCGGCGGGCTGGCGGCGAGGTCGACGACCAGCCCGCCCGCCGAGGTCTCCTCGACCGTGCGCCAACGGCCGCCACGGGGCCGGGCTCGACGGGGGGCGGCGGGCATGCGGCTCACTGTAACCAGCGGCCCTGCCGCGGCCCTGGTCCGACGTCCCGGCCCGGTCTGGCAGGCTTGGACGTCGTGCCCCAGCAGAGCTCGACCCCCGGCCAGACCGGTGACGTGGCCCCCGACCCGGTCCGTGCGGCGTTCGAGGCCGCCCGGGCGGACGCCGTCGCAGCCGTGCTCCGCAACGCGCCGGTGGTCGTCGAGCTGGGCGAGCTGTTCTCCCGGGCCGGGCACGAGGTGGCCCTGGTCGGCGGGCCGGTGCGGGACGCGCTGCTCGGGCGCCTCGGCGACTCGGTGTTCGACCTCGACCTGGCCACCAGCGCGCGCCCGGAGGAGACCCTCGCGCTGCTGGCGCCGTGGGCGGACGCGCACTGGGACATCGGTCGGGAGTTCGGCACCATCGGCGCCCGCAAGGGCGACCTCGTCGTCGAGGTCACCACCTACCGGTCCGAGGTGTACGACCCGTCCTCCCGCAAGCCCGTCGTCGCCTACGGGGACACCCTCGAGGGCGACCTGTCCCGGCGCGACTTCACCATCAACGCGATGGCCCTGCGGCTGCCCGAGATGGAGTTCGTCGACCCGTTCGACGGGACGACGGACCTGGCCCGGGGGCTGCTGCGGACGCCAGGGTCGCCCGAGCAGTCCTTCGACGACGACCCGCTGCGGATGATGCGCGCGGCCCGGTTCGCCGCCCAGCTCGGCGTCCGGGTGGCCCCGGACGTG
This DNA window, taken from Kineosporiaceae bacterium SCSIO 59966, encodes the following:
- a CDS encoding NUDIX hydrolase; its protein translation is MPAAPRRARPRGGRWRTVEETSAGGLVVDLAASPPTVAVIARVNRAGRLEWCLPKGHLEGAETPEQAAVREIEEETGIRGRVVGDLGTIDYWFAVEGRRIHKTVHHYLLEATGGRLTVEGDPDAEAVDVEWVPIDELGSRLAFANERRIARAATALLADSA